The following proteins are co-located in the Paraburkholderia phytofirmans PsJN genome:
- a CDS encoding low affinity iron permease family protein encodes MTTQPAASSSTDELDTVPDTSSPAYASRHPLARLFDRFASLVTRWAGSPAAFCLAVLTVAAWVVTGPIFHYSDGWQLVINTGTTIVTFLMVFLIQQSQNKDSVALHLKLNELLSSHRAANNDLIGIEDASEEELRRLAAAYLRLSTQSAADAPGSPAKGGTVEEPVRQTVES; translated from the coding sequence ATGACGACACAACCCGCCGCGTCTTCATCAACTGACGAACTCGATACCGTTCCAGACACATCGAGCCCTGCGTACGCCAGCCGTCATCCATTGGCGCGCCTGTTCGACCGCTTTGCAAGCCTCGTTACGCGGTGGGCCGGCTCACCCGCTGCCTTCTGTCTTGCTGTACTGACAGTCGCTGCCTGGGTGGTCACAGGGCCCATTTTTCACTATTCGGACGGATGGCAACTGGTCATCAACACCGGCACCACCATCGTCACCTTTCTCATGGTCTTTCTGATCCAGCAGAGTCAGAACAAAGACAGTGTGGCGTTGCACCTGAAGTTGAATGAACTGCTTTCCTCGCATCGAGCCGCGAATAACGATTTGATCGGTATCGAGGACGCATCCGAGGAAGAACTCCGAAGGCTTGCAGCGGCCTACCTGCGTTTGTCCACTCAGTCTGCCGCTGATGCTCCGGGTTCGCCCGCAAAGGGCGGCACGGTGGAGGAACCGGTCCGGCAGACCGTCGAAAGTTGA
- a CDS encoding GFA family protein, with translation MTNSESVEQTGGCACGAVRFRVTASPRRVSICHCMTCRRIHGNVFGGYAMFERAAVEWSGPTQAWQSSPEARRHFCPTCGSVAFMEHNDSDELDLPLGAFDRVGLYEPSYELWCCHKEPWLPAGVRTEYNEDRP, from the coding sequence ATGACGAACAGTGAATCAGTCGAACAAACCGGCGGATGTGCCTGCGGCGCGGTGCGATTTCGCGTCACCGCGAGCCCCCGGCGAGTGTCGATATGTCACTGTATGACATGTCGGCGAATACACGGCAACGTGTTTGGCGGTTATGCCATGTTCGAGCGTGCCGCCGTCGAATGGTCCGGTCCTACACAGGCGTGGCAGAGTTCGCCCGAGGCGCGAAGGCATTTTTGCCCGACATGCGGGTCGGTCGCGTTCATGGAACACAACGACAGCGACGAACTGGATCTCCCGCTTGGCGCCTTTGACCGCGTGGGCCTGTATGAGCCGAGTTACGAGCTTTGGTGTTGCCATAAAGAGCCATGGCTGCCCGCCGGAGTGCGCACTGAATATAACGAAGACAGGCCATGA
- a CDS encoding DUF1810 domain-containing protein: protein MDDPFNLQRFVDAQDPLYAQVCDELRDGRKRSHWMWFVFPQIQGLGTSAMAQRFAISSLAEADAYLGHPVLGERLRQSTQYVNDVEGSSIEDIFGYPDYLKFHSSMTLFERAAVDKAPFAEALRKYFHGQGDPLTLERLQQ from the coding sequence ATGGACGATCCTTTCAACCTGCAGCGCTTTGTCGACGCGCAGGATCCACTCTACGCACAAGTCTGCGACGAACTGCGCGACGGCCGTAAGCGAAGCCATTGGATGTGGTTCGTGTTTCCACAGATACAGGGGCTTGGGACGAGTGCCATGGCGCAGCGGTTCGCGATTTCGTCGTTGGCCGAGGCCGATGCTTACCTGGGCCATCCGGTACTGGGGGAACGGCTGAGGCAATCGACCCAATACGTCAACGATGTCGAGGGGTCTTCAATCGAGGACATTTTCGGGTATCCGGATTATCTGAAGTTTCATTCGTCAATGACGCTTTTCGAGCGCGCGGCTGTCGACAAGGCGCCCTTTGCTGAGGCGCTCAGGAAGTATTTCCACGGCCAAGGCGATCCGCTAACGTTGGAACGCTTGCAGCAATGA